The Microbacterium sp. SORGH_AS_0862 region ATGCGCAGCGCCTGGAAGACCCGCTTGGCGGGATGCCCCGCGTTGCGCAGCGCCGCGGGCGTGGCGGCGTCGAGGATCTCGACGAGCCGGCCCGAGCGGACGATGGGCTCCACCTCGCGGGCGGCGATGATCGCGCGCGCGTAGCGTGCCGCGAGCTTCTCCTCGCCGTAGCGCTCGAAGATCCGACGAAGATCGCCCTCCCCGTAGGTGGCGACCACGTCCGCGGCGGTCACGCCGGCTGACTGGTCCATGCGCATGTCCAGCGGCGCGTCCTTGGCGTAGGCGAAACCGCGCTCGGCCTCGTCCAGTTGCAGCGACGAGACTCCGAGGTCGAACAGGATGCCGTCGATGCGGTCGACGCCCGCCGACGCGACGGCGGCTCGGATGCCGTCGTAGACGGTGTGCACGAGGGTCGTCCGGTCCCCGAACCGGGCCAGCCTCTCCCCCGCGATGCGCAGGGCGTCGGTGTCGCGGTCGAGGCCGATCAGCCGGAGTCCATCGAACCGCTCAAGGAACGCCTCACTGTGACCGCCCATGCCGAGGGTCGCGTCGACGAAGACGGCACCCTCGCGATCGAGGGCGGGCGCCAGAAGCTCGACGCAGCGCTCGAGCAGAACCGGGGTGTGGATGTCGCGGAAGTCCATGATGCGGGGCCGGGTCCCTCGATCCTGATCCCCATCCGCTCCGACCTGACACCGGGGAAGTGCGTCAGGGCTCGAGCGGCTGGGAATCGGGGTCGAGGGCTCAGAACAGGCCCGGGATCACCTCCTGCTCCATCTCCGAGTACGTCTCTTCGTTGCTCTCGGCGTAGGAGTTCCACGCCTCAGCGTCCCAGATCTCCGCGTGTGCACCGACGCCCGTGACGACGAGCTCGCGCTCGAGACCGGCGTACGTGCGCAGCGCCGGCGGGATCGTGATGCGGTTCTGGCCGTCCGGCTTCTCGGCGCTCGCGCCCGAGAGGAACATGCGCAGGAAGTCGCGCGCCTGCTTGTTGGTGAGGGGCGCCTCGCGGATGCGCTCGTGCACCTTCTCGAACTCCTCGGTCGCGAAGACGTAGAGACAGCGGTCCTGGCCCCGGGTGATCACGACGCCACCGCCCAGGTCGTCGCGGAACTTGGCCGGGAGGATGACCCGCCCTTTGTCGTCGAGCTTGGGGGTGTGCGTGCCGAGCAGCATTCGCGCATCCCCCCTCCTTCGTCCGGCCCACGTGTGAGGTGATCACCACTTTACTCCACTTCCCTCCACTTCACTACACATTCGGCCGCGGATCTGGGCAGACGCTCCCCGGACACGAAAAAAAGCGCCGACCCCGAAGGGTCGGCGCTTTTGAGAAGCGGTGGGTCAGCGGCCTTCTTGGCGGCGGTCCCATCGATCGTTCATGCGGTCCATGAATCCGGCGGAGGGCCGGGAGGGCGAGCCGCCGGCACGAGGAGCGGCACTCGGACGGGCGGTTTTCGAGGGGGTGAGCGCGAAGATCACGCCTCCGAGCATGACGATGAAGCCGATGACGCCCACCACGATCAACTGCGTGGAGAGTCCGACGATCAGTCCGCCCAGCCCCACGAGCACGAGGATCGTCCCGTACACGATGTTGCGGTAGCTGAGCGCGCGGCCGCCCTGCGGCGCGCTGACGACATCGGCGTCATTGCTCATGAGATGGCGTTCCATCTCGTCGAGCAGGCGCTGCTCTTGTTCGGAGAGAGGCATTCGTCCCCCTAGGGTCACGGCGATGCTTGGATTCTACGCGCCGCCTGTCGAACTAGGCTAGGCCCGTGTCGAGGACCACAGACGCGATCGAAGCGGTTTCCCAGCGACTGGATACGTTCTTCGGATCGCAGGAGCAGGCCGCGCGGGCGATGGGACCCGACGCTCTGGCCTTCGTAGCGGATGTGCGCGACACCGTCGCCGGCGGCAAACGACTGCGCGCGCGGTTCTGCGTGACGGGATGGCGGGCCGTCGCCGAGCGCGTCGCACCCGAAGCGACGCCGCCCGACGCGGTCGTCGCGACGGCTGCCGCGTTGGAGATCTTCCAGGCGGCAGCCCTCGTCCACGACGATCTGATCGACAACTCGGACACCCGCCGCGGACGACCCGCCATGCACCGCGCCCTTCAAGCGCAGCACTCCGCGCGGTCCTGGGCGGGCGACGCCGCCGGTTTCGGTCGCTCCGCGGCTCTCCTCGGCGGCGATCTCCTGGTGGCCTTCAGCGACGATCTCCTCGAGGAGGGGCTCGCCCATACAGACCAGGCGTCCGCGGCGCGCGCGGAGTACGCCCGGATGCGGCGCGACGTCACCATCGGGCAGTACCTCGACATCGCCGAGGAGTCGGCCTTCGCGGTGGCCGACGACGCGACGCACGCCGATCGCGCGCTGCGAGTGGCCTCGCTCAAGTCCGCCCGCTACAGCGTGGAGCAGCCGTTACGGATCGGGGCGGCCCTGGCCGGCGCCGATCGCACGCAGCTCGACGCGCTGAGCGCGTTCGGACATCCGGTCGGGATGGCGTTCCAGCTGCGCGACGACCTGCTCGGAGTCTTCGGCGACGCTGCCGAGACCGGCAAGCCGTCCGGCGACGATCTCCGCGAAGGCAAGCGCACGGTGCTCATCGCCTACGCCCGCGAGTCGCTCGGGCCCGGCCCGCGCCGCACCCTCGACGAGCTCTTGGGCGATCCTGGCCTCGATGAGCAACAGATCGCAGCGCTGCAGCGCACGATCATCGACAGCGGCGCCGTCGACCGTGTCGAGGAACTCATCACCACCTATGTGCGCGAGGCGGACCGCGCGCTGTCGGCAGCTCCGCTGGCGAACGCGACGGTC contains the following coding sequences:
- the mraZ gene encoding division/cell wall cluster transcriptional repressor MraZ; translated protein: MLLGTHTPKLDDKGRVILPAKFRDDLGGGVVITRGQDRCLYVFATEEFEKVHERIREAPLTNKQARDFLRMFLSGASAEKPDGQNRITIPPALRTYAGLERELVVTGVGAHAEIWDAEAWNSYAESNEETYSEMEQEVIPGLF
- a CDS encoding polyprenyl synthetase family protein, which encodes MSRTTDAIEAVSQRLDTFFGSQEQAARAMGPDALAFVADVRDTVAGGKRLRARFCVTGWRAVAERVAPEATPPDAVVATAAALEIFQAAALVHDDLIDNSDTRRGRPAMHRALQAQHSARSWAGDAAGFGRSAALLGGDLLVAFSDDLLEEGLAHTDQASAARAEYARMRRDVTIGQYLDIAEESAFAVADDATHADRALRVASLKSARYSVEQPLRIGAALAGADRTQLDALSAFGHPVGMAFQLRDDLLGVFGDAAETGKPSGDDLREGKRTVLIAYARESLGPGPRRTLDELLGDPGLDEQQIAALQRTIIDSGAVDRVEELITTYVREADRALSAAPLANATVSELRDLARAATERRS
- a CDS encoding DUF3040 domain-containing protein, with product MPLSEQEQRLLDEMERHLMSNDADVVSAPQGGRALSYRNIVYGTILVLVGLGGLIVGLSTQLIVVGVIGFIVMLGGVIFALTPSKTARPSAAPRAGGSPSRPSAGFMDRMNDRWDRRQEGR
- the rsmH gene encoding 16S rRNA (cytosine(1402)-N(4))-methyltransferase RsmH, which codes for MDFRDIHTPVLLERCVELLAPALDREGAVFVDATLGMGGHSEAFLERFDGLRLIGLDRDTDALRIAGERLARFGDRTTLVHTVYDGIRAAVASAGVDRIDGILFDLGVSSLQLDEAERGFAYAKDAPLDMRMDQSAGVTAADVVATYGEGDLRRIFERYGEEKLAARYARAIIAAREVEPIVRSGRLVEILDAATPAALRNAGHPAKRVFQALRIEVNAELAALEQALPAALELLAVGGRIVVLSYQSLEDRFVKRELARASSSTAPAGLPVELPEHAPQFRLLVKGAELASDAERESNARATPVRLRAAERVREIV